TCACAGAGCAAATTTTGGGTGAAGAAAAACGAAACCCTAGTAGAGAGGGAGAAGCTAGAAATGAGTTCGTTCTCTTCGATGAATCGCCATGCCCGTTCCTTGATCTCCAAATTCTTGGATTCGAATCAGAGGCTTGCGTCTCCTTcgtcttctcttcttcaacctcGCCATGGTCTCGCCGCGAGATCGCATTCCTCAGGCAAgtggccttttcttttcccttttttttctttttttttttttttcttatttttgggtTCCGCCGTGGTGCTTGATTTGCGAGATTCGCTAGGTGCATCGGTTTGCCTCGTTCAAAGTTGTTTCTTGACACTTGCAATTTGGATTTTCGGATTGGCATGTCGTCATAGCGCATCTGCCGCGATTAGGAACTCTCGTGGGACGTCAAGGATGATCGGATGCTCGGCGGTTTATGTTAGATTTTTCATCGCGCTGCGTCATGCTTTTCGTGCTTGTTTTGCTGAATTCGCCATCAACTGTTCGTTGTTTATTCGGATTTTTAGATTCGTGTCTCCGTTTCTTCATTGTGCTCTGAtcatttggagaaaaattgCTGAATGTTGTTTGCAACTAGATATTTCGATGAACAAATTTATGTTTGGAGGCCATGGTTATTGGGCAAGGAATGATGCACTGATTCATTTTAGCAGGATCTACTGCGACAGGTGAAGTCATATCTCCCCGTGTGAATGATGTTTCGGCGACGAGAATGTTTGGAAATGTATGTCGAGCTTCCAAAGTTACACATATGGTTAATCCTTCCCGTTTGAGCTTGACGAGATTCATCCACTCTTCAACTCAAAAGGATGTTGAGAACATCAGTAGCCCCAGGTCCATGGATTATGTTAGGGGAATcatagaggaagaagggaaagcCCTTGGTGGTTTTCAATTTCCTCGCTACAACAACATGGAGCAAGATGTCGATTTCGTCCACATAAAGCTTATGCGCAACAATACTTTTGTTACCGTGACCGATTCTAAAGGTAACAAGAAGATTGGCGCGTCGGCTGGGTGTCTGCCGGAAATGAAGGGAGGCCCGAAGATATCTAGATACGCCGCGGAGGCGACTGCTGAACACGTGGGCGACAGTCTAGGAGTTTGGGGTTGAAGTCTGTTGTGATGAAAGTGAAAGGGTTTaccttcttcaagaagaaacGGCAAGCAATCATGAGCTGGAGAGAGGGCTTTACAAACGCTCGAGGGAACCAGAACCCGATCGTGTACATTGAGGACTCAACTCGTCGTCCCCATAACGGTTGCCGACTTCCTAAGAGGCGTCGTGTATAAGCCGTACTCATAATGTTGTTAGAGTGTTAGATCGTTTAAATGTCAAAGAGGAAACCATACACTTCTTGGTCTTGGGACGGGCTAAGTGGTgttcattttggaaaataatctGGAGCTGTTGCTTTACGGATTTTAAAGTATTAGTTGAGTACAATGACATTAATTTTCTGGGCATCGTTCTGATAATTTTGAGGGCTTTATGGTGTAGTTTGTTGACCATTCGCGTCATGTGGACATACTGCATTCCTTTGTTTTTCCAGTTTACATTAGAATTATAAGTTGCTATTGTCATCtgtctgaatgaatatattcttTAGATGTCGGCTGAGTCCCATTGCCACGATGtcattaaattgaaaactatTAATAATGTGAGGAGGGGCATGAGCATTTGCTCTTAGTCCTGATTGCGCACATATCCTGCCTCGATGGTGATAGTCATGGGATGGCAGCAGAGTTAAATTAAGTTAGAAAGCGCTCTATTTTCGTTCTTTAAATGTGTGCGTAGATTGTAATGCATGTATGTGAACGGTTTTGCTTTAACGGATGGTATCAGATTCCAGTGCCTTAATTTAACATTTGTAGGGAAAGTACATTGCTATCGCATTTGTCCTATGATTCGAATGTCTAGATCTGCCCTCGCATCCAAAGGGATTTGACAGACATTTACTTTTGTTTCCAACATTCTGTCCTGGCTGATCTGGGCTGATTAGTTGCTGATCCATCCGGTTTCACAAAGCTTTATCCAAAGTGAAATGCAGTGTCTGTGGTTTCTCGGTGGTATTCTTGATGACATCGAAATGAATTTTCAACAGTTCATAGCCTAGAGCTCctcaattattataattattattcaTTCTCCTCGTTTGACTAACAATAAATGTTCGTCGATGACTGGCCCTATCTTGAACTTCGCCATTCTCTTGTCACCATCTTCTTCGAAAGGATTATCGATGGATCAACTTGCCAAATCCTCCATCGGACTTCTTGTTAATGAAGGAATGGGGGACAAGGAACTTCTTCACAAGACGATCCTTTACGTAGTTCCGAAATGGCAAACCATTTAGATTATGGAGTCTCGAAGGTTGGCGTCTGCATTTCAAATTAGACCAGATGATTCTTCCTAGGTTCTGGTTACTCTTATTTTGCCTCGATGGGCTGCTCCCTCGGCATGTGACATCATCAGACCAAGAGCATGCAAACTCTTGTTTAGGTTGTTGGTTAAGATTGGGCTTGGGCAATACTATCATTGCTTCACTTCAATGAGTATTTGCACTGGAAAACCATCACAAGTGGCGTA
The nucleotide sequence above comes from Eucalyptus grandis isolate ANBG69807.140 chromosome 2, ASM1654582v1, whole genome shotgun sequence. Encoded proteins:
- the LOC104442344 gene encoding LOW QUALITY PROTEIN: probable ribosomal protein S11, mitochondrial (The sequence of the model RefSeq protein was modified relative to this genomic sequence to represent the inferred CDS: inserted 1 base in 1 codon); this translates as MSSFSSMNRHARSLISKFLDSNQRLASPSSSLLQPRHGLAARSHSSGSTATGEVISPRVNDVSATRMFGNVCRASKVTHMVNPSRLSLTRFIHSSTQKDVENISSPRSMDYVRGIIEEEGKALGGFQFPRYNNMEQDVDFVHIKLMRNNTFVTVTDSKGNKKIGASAGCLPEMKGGPKISRYAAEATAEHXGRQSRSLGLKSVVMKVKGFTFFKKKRQAIMSWREGFTNARGNQNPIVYIEDSTRRPHNGCRLPKRRRV